In the genome of Gemmatimonas sp., one region contains:
- a CDS encoding aminotransferase class V-fold PLP-dependent enzyme, translating to MGSPAPAAAGVGRVRLATPADDDAIHRLNYRTFVEEIPQHPPNTERRLVDRFHDQNVYAVYEVDGTVVGMVSARMHRPFSLDQQLGPVEEWLAPNARPLEIRLLAIEPAFRATRVFVRLVLFLTAYCMAAGYDVAVISGTTRQLQLYRHLGFIPFGRQVGHDGAWYQPMYITRERVAQWSAAMTVGGGFLTGPVEPLPTVQAALARLPIPHRSAAFRRCYEEVQARLGALTGARHVTLLQGSGTLANDVVGVQLAQLDPPGVVVSNGEFGERLIDHAERLGLTYRAVRVAWGEELDVHAIDAAMTSTHAQWLWAVHTETSTGVMNDLSVLRTLADRHGVRLALDTVSSVGVVPVSLDGVWMATAVSGKGLAAFPGVAIVLHNDPPLAASRAALTRGELSPLAPPPFASPAVHTIPLPATRCSRTAGEQLRAHGWHVGFESAYLLQRNRLQLCLFGEYSPAALEALPRALATAARGATAESSSADSPFG from the coding sequence ATGGGTTCCCCTGCGCCCGCCGCTGCCGGCGTTGGCCGGGTTCGGCTGGCCACGCCGGCCGACGACGACGCCATCCACCGGCTCAACTACCGCACGTTCGTCGAGGAAATCCCGCAGCATCCGCCCAACACCGAGCGACGGCTGGTGGACCGGTTCCACGACCAGAACGTGTATGCTGTGTATGAGGTGGACGGCACGGTGGTGGGCATGGTGAGCGCGCGCATGCATCGCCCGTTCTCGCTCGACCAGCAGCTCGGGCCAGTCGAGGAGTGGCTGGCGCCGAATGCGCGTCCGCTGGAGATCCGGCTGCTGGCCATCGAGCCCGCCTTTCGCGCCACGCGCGTTTTCGTGCGTCTGGTGCTATTCCTCACCGCGTACTGCATGGCCGCCGGCTACGACGTGGCCGTCATCTCCGGTACCACGCGTCAGCTGCAGCTATATCGCCACCTGGGCTTCATCCCCTTCGGCCGGCAGGTGGGGCACGACGGAGCGTGGTACCAGCCCATGTACATCACACGCGAACGGGTCGCGCAGTGGAGCGCCGCCATGACCGTGGGCGGGGGTTTCCTCACCGGCCCCGTGGAACCGCTCCCCACCGTGCAGGCCGCGTTGGCCCGTCTGCCGATACCGCATCGGTCGGCGGCGTTCCGGCGGTGCTATGAGGAAGTGCAGGCGCGCCTCGGGGCACTCACGGGCGCACGGCACGTCACCCTGCTGCAGGGGTCGGGGACGCTCGCGAACGACGTGGTGGGAGTCCAGCTCGCGCAGCTCGACCCCCCCGGCGTGGTGGTGAGCAACGGCGAATTCGGCGAGCGGCTCATCGATCATGCCGAGCGACTGGGGCTGACGTATCGCGCCGTGCGCGTGGCGTGGGGCGAGGAGCTCGATGTCCATGCGATCGACGCGGCCATGACGTCCACGCACGCGCAATGGCTGTGGGCCGTGCACACCGAAACGAGCACAGGGGTGATGAACGACCTCTCCGTGCTGCGCACCCTCGCCGACCGTCATGGTGTGCGTCTCGCGCTGGACACGGTCAGCAGCGTTGGCGTGGTGCCCGTGTCGCTCGACGGCGTCTGGATGGCGACCGCCGTGAGTGGCAAGGGGTTGGCGGCCTTCCCCGGCGTCGCGATCGTACTGCACAACGACCCGCCTCTCGCCGCGTCGCGTGCGGCGCTTACGCGGGGGGAGCTGTCGCCGCTGGCCCCGCCGCCGTTTGCCTCACCGGCCGTGCACACCATTCCGCTTCCGGCAACGCGCTGCTCCCGCACGGCTGGCGAACAGCTGCGCGCACACGGTTGGCATGTGGGTTTCGAGAGCGCCTACCTGCTGCAACGCAACAGGCTGCAGCTGTGCCTGTTTGGTGAGTATTCACCGGCGGCGCTGGAGGCGCTGCCGCGAGCGCTGGCTACCGCCGCGCGTGGCGCGACCGCCGAGAGTTCGTCCGCCGATTCTCCCTTTGGCTGA